In Planctomycetia bacterium, a single window of DNA contains:
- a CDS encoding diguanylate cyclase gives MLRHISQFLSAFEYEVWQAEGKEGGQALCEAVEPEFVLLDASRTTTEQLDTCRALKGTLPHRSPIIFWLSAPLAALEMTEVLEAGADDFLAKPLVYGEALARLRAGARLLEHRRRSRGQGRLDPETGVLSAAAFNRLLSSSSMSGSRRAGAACVVADVDAFGRFARRSGRKSAEDLLREIARKLVEVATDAVPIARCGENRFVFLLRQKSEPEAATFAEKLRQTVAATTFKCGGEPVHVTISCGVASAADEPGKTFERLETALRGAKASGRNFVARYGQFDDETRSWSTLAQPGKLLETTTARHIMTPCAFLLNADDTARQAKLLLENAHLAELPAVDGRGKLLGVVQAERLGHGHAPGPDDATLVADILERNVATFDEATRFSTVMDFFSRDPRPVAVVLHQDQPVGILSRNSILALSRPLKSNTFNTRMQPSIDSGYLVVPDLVPVGEA, from the coding sequence ATGTTGCGGCACATTTCCCAGTTCCTGTCGGCCTTCGAATACGAGGTCTGGCAAGCGGAAGGGAAGGAGGGGGGGCAAGCTCTCTGCGAAGCGGTCGAGCCCGAGTTCGTGCTGCTCGACGCCTCGCGGACCACGACTGAACAACTCGATACCTGCCGCGCGCTCAAGGGCACGCTGCCACATCGCAGTCCGATTATCTTCTGGCTCTCCGCGCCGCTCGCGGCGCTGGAAATGACGGAAGTCCTGGAAGCGGGCGCCGACGATTTTCTCGCCAAGCCATTAGTCTACGGCGAAGCGCTCGCCCGCTTGCGTGCGGGGGCGCGACTCTTGGAGCATCGCCGCCGTTCGCGCGGACAAGGCCGTCTCGACCCGGAGACCGGCGTGTTGAGCGCCGCGGCGTTTAATCGCTTGCTTTCCTCCTCCTCCATGTCCGGCAGCCGCCGCGCTGGGGCGGCCTGCGTGGTGGCCGACGTCGATGCCTTTGGCCGCTTCGCACGACGGTCTGGTCGAAAGTCAGCCGAAGATTTATTGCGCGAGATTGCCCGCAAGCTCGTAGAAGTCGCCACCGACGCCGTGCCGATCGCCCGTTGCGGCGAGAATCGCTTCGTCTTCCTGTTGCGTCAAAAGAGCGAACCGGAAGCGGCGACATTCGCCGAAAAGCTCCGCCAGACGGTCGCGGCCACGACCTTCAAATGCGGCGGCGAGCCGGTTCACGTGACGATCAGTTGCGGCGTCGCTTCAGCCGCCGACGAACCTGGCAAGACCTTCGAGCGCCTGGAAACCGCGTTGCGCGGCGCGAAAGCTTCTGGCAGAAATTTTGTCGCCCGTTACGGACAATTCGACGACGAGACCCGTTCGTGGAGCACGTTGGCACAGCCCGGCAAGTTGCTGGAAACCACGACCGCGCGACACATCATGACGCCGTGCGCGTTCCTGCTGAACGCCGACGACACCGCACGCCAGGCGAAGCTGCTATTGGAAAACGCGCATCTCGCCGAACTGCCTGCGGTGGATGGTCGTGGCAAACTGCTCGGCGTCGTACAAGCCGAGCGGCTCGGCCATGGACATGCGCCTGGGCCGGACGACGCGACGCTCGTGGCCGACATCCTGGAGCGCAACGTCGCCACGTTCGACGAGGCCACGCGGTTCAGCACGGTGATGGATTTCTTCTCACGCGATCCGCGTCCGGTGGCCGTGGTCTTGCATCAGGATCAACCGGTGGGCATCCTTTCGCGCAACAGCATTCTGGCCCTGAGCCGGCCGTTGAAATCGAATACTTTCAACACTCGGATGCAACCGAGCATCGACAGCGGGTATCTCGTCGTGCCGGACCTGGTGCCGGTCGGCGAGGCCTAA
- a CDS encoding porin: MYLRIALIAPALLVLAGTAPLASAQQPITFEQYDTLCRRLASVEQELAETQAMISVERLPAAYPASLQTPAPAAAAPPVELESLAASVKKLQDDAKTIKYPNVTVNGVFQADTGAFDQDAASLASVGDLQDGADFRRVRLNGKGAIANNMNYMVQMDFGFFGRPTFTDVWVETTHLPYLGTVRVGQWKQPFSLEVVSSFRYTTFMERSLLFQPFTPFRHLGIGFYNHNEAQSATWAASVFRSGQDQFGGDIGDNGGVSMAARATYLPWYDEPSGGRYYLHVGGGYFLQDPDNDVTRFATIPEFFVGEVAPGAVGTSQVAVPGAANGTHFFVDTGNIPTTISNRFGAECLWVHGPLSWQTEAMFASVDRINGSNVTFPGAYSQVGYFLTGEHRPYDRTIGAVDRVKPFEDFFRVRTNRGICTGLGAWEVAARWSWIDLNDDTVQGGQLTDLTAGINWYMNAYAKVQLNYIHAFLDNPTFGDSETGIYAARMQMDF; the protein is encoded by the coding sequence ATGTACCTACGAATTGCATTGATCGCACCTGCGCTGCTCGTACTGGCAGGGACGGCGCCGTTGGCGTCGGCGCAACAGCCAATCACCTTTGAGCAGTACGACACCCTCTGCCGGCGGCTGGCTTCGGTGGAGCAAGAGCTTGCCGAGACGCAGGCGATGATCAGCGTGGAGCGGTTGCCCGCCGCGTATCCCGCTTCGCTCCAAACGCCGGCGCCGGCCGCGGCCGCCCCGCCGGTGGAGTTGGAATCCCTTGCCGCGTCGGTCAAGAAACTCCAGGATGACGCGAAAACGATTAAGTATCCGAACGTGACCGTGAACGGCGTGTTTCAGGCCGACACCGGCGCCTTTGATCAAGACGCGGCGAGCCTCGCGTCTGTCGGCGATCTCCAGGACGGCGCCGATTTCCGCCGCGTTCGGCTCAATGGAAAAGGCGCCATCGCCAACAACATGAACTACATGGTCCAAATGGACTTCGGGTTCTTCGGACGGCCGACCTTTACCGACGTCTGGGTGGAGACGACGCACTTGCCCTACCTGGGTACGGTCCGCGTCGGCCAGTGGAAGCAGCCCTTCAGCTTGGAAGTCGTCAGCAGCTTCCGCTACACAACCTTCATGGAACGGTCGCTGTTGTTCCAGCCCTTCACGCCTTTCCGGCACCTGGGCATTGGCTTCTACAACCACAACGAAGCGCAAAGCGCCACCTGGGCGGCGAGCGTGTTCCGTTCCGGACAGGATCAGTTCGGCGGCGACATTGGCGACAACGGCGGCGTATCGATGGCCGCGCGGGCGACGTATCTTCCGTGGTACGACGAGCCATCAGGCGGACGTTACTACTTGCACGTCGGCGGCGGCTACTTTCTTCAGGATCCCGACAACGACGTTACACGCTTTGCGACGATTCCGGAATTCTTTGTGGGCGAAGTCGCGCCGGGCGCGGTGGGCACCAGCCAGGTCGCCGTGCCGGGTGCAGCGAACGGTACGCACTTCTTTGTCGACACCGGCAACATTCCCACGACAATCAGTAATCGTTTCGGGGCGGAATGCCTGTGGGTGCATGGGCCGCTCTCATGGCAAACGGAGGCGATGTTCGCCTCGGTCGATCGCATCAACGGCTCGAACGTGACTTTTCCCGGTGCGTACTCGCAAGTCGGGTACTTCCTAACCGGTGAGCATCGTCCGTATGACCGCACCATCGGCGCGGTCGATCGCGTGAAGCCGTTTGAGGATTTTTTCCGCGTGCGCACAAACCGCGGCATCTGCACGGGGCTTGGCGCCTGGGAAGTGGCGGCGCGTTGGTCGTGGATCGATCTCAACGATGACACGGTTCAAGGGGGCCAATTGACCGACCTCACGGCCGGGATCAATTGGTACATGAACGCCTACGCCAAGGTCCAGTTGAACTACATCCACGCGTTCCTGGACAATCCCACGTTCGGCGACAGCGAAACGGGGATCTACGCGGCCCGGATGCAGATGGATTTTTAG
- a CDS encoding EAL domain-containing protein: MRTQVMTKDAVGAWLEYLPIDGSAPEKTPVDTFPFTMGRNESCELHIDSGRVSREHAAIRREGADYYIRDLGSTNGTFLNGKRIDESKINDGDIVVIADTEYTFFTGSDVNGQVTATCVMQGAAPAAKPARAENAGDTQLIGEVRTWQEIVSLRAINNLFHPIVEVATGDLFGYHVFDPRFPAGRVTAFDCELARRARSLQRLTAAEETHQLSRPARLFLNLDAADIEAPCLKEHLEQLLEALAKGWQLVLELPERAVETAADLTVLRSWLSARQVALAYEGVASGRARIAELKDLPPDFLKLDRTMLQGVHRGADRLRQVEFVVQAASEIGAEVIATGVDNEQDMENCRGLGCGYAQGFLIGAPAPLCELREHALSGV, encoded by the coding sequence ATGCGAACGCAGGTGATGACCAAGGACGCCGTCGGGGCGTGGCTGGAGTATCTGCCGATTGACGGCAGCGCGCCGGAAAAGACTCCGGTGGATACGTTCCCCTTCACGATGGGCCGGAACGAGTCGTGCGAATTGCATATCGACTCCGGACGCGTGTCGCGCGAACACGCCGCGATCCGTCGTGAAGGCGCCGACTATTATATTCGTGATCTCGGCAGCACGAATGGCACCTTCCTGAACGGCAAGCGGATCGACGAATCCAAGATCAACGATGGAGACATCGTGGTCATCGCCGATACGGAATACACGTTCTTCACCGGCAGCGACGTCAACGGTCAGGTGACCGCGACCTGCGTCATGCAAGGCGCCGCGCCGGCGGCCAAGCCTGCGCGCGCCGAGAACGCCGGCGATACGCAACTCATCGGCGAGGTCCGCACGTGGCAAGAGATCGTGTCGTTGCGTGCGATCAACAATCTGTTCCATCCGATCGTCGAGGTCGCAACTGGCGATCTGTTCGGCTATCACGTCTTCGATCCGCGTTTCCCGGCGGGCCGGGTCACCGCGTTCGATTGCGAGTTGGCCCGCCGCGCCCGCAGCCTACAGCGTCTCACGGCGGCCGAAGAGACACATCAACTTTCACGGCCGGCGCGGCTGTTCCTGAACCTCGACGCCGCCGACATCGAAGCGCCGTGCCTGAAGGAACATCTGGAGCAATTGCTCGAAGCCTTGGCCAAGGGCTGGCAATTGGTCTTAGAGCTGCCGGAACGGGCAGTGGAAACCGCGGCCGATCTGACGGTCTTGCGATCCTGGCTTTCGGCGCGCCAGGTGGCGCTCGCGTATGAAGGCGTCGCCTCGGGTCGAGCGCGGATTGCCGAGCTCAAGGATCTGCCGCCTGATTTTCTCAAGCTCGATCGCACGATGTTGCAAGGCGTGCATCGCGGCGCGGACCGATTGCGACAGGTGGAATTCGTCGTGCAAGCGGCGAGCGAGATCGGCGCCGAGGTCATCGCCACGGGCGTCGACAACGAACAAGACATGGAAAACTGCCGCGGCCTCGGCTGCGGCTATGCCCAGGGCTTTCTGATCGGCGCTCCGGCGCCGCTTTGCGAGCTGCGGGAACACGCCTTGAGCGGCGTTTAA
- a CDS encoding type II secretion system protein produces the protein MNRRSSRSGFTLVELLAVIVIIGILVALITPAVFNARAKAQKAQITAEINQLDMAMSRLASEAGNAFPPDFALFDPTNSDPSPPYDLNSVERYYDSDVKRYFAKRFPRYAGKQLNLAIQSPYGNSAGQWTNTDPNKFRANRLDPAEAIVFWLGGFSIPPNVDSTKLRGFSANASNPIEGPAQSKRIDGLYDFNEERLVDRDGDGWYEYVPPGNVGAGNGPPYVYFSSRSYTKKWDDSSLDLVKYPKGSTSDWGFCKPYGSSESVNSWVNPKKFQIICAGLDGFFGAPSNQLPRLFPSGEMNPNFSNDTSNYDITDLDNLTNFAEADLEGKKP, from the coding sequence ATGAACCGTCGCAGCAGCCGTAGCGGCTTCACGCTCGTCGAACTCCTGGCCGTGATCGTCATCATCGGCATCCTGGTCGCACTGATCACCCCGGCGGTCTTTAACGCACGCGCGAAAGCGCAGAAAGCGCAAATCACCGCGGAAATCAATCAACTCGACATGGCGATGAGCCGCCTGGCGAGCGAGGCAGGAAATGCGTTTCCGCCGGATTTTGCGTTGTTCGATCCGACAAACAGCGATCCGAGCCCGCCGTACGATTTGAACTCGGTTGAGCGCTACTACGATTCGGATGTGAAGCGATATTTCGCGAAACGATTTCCGCGTTATGCCGGGAAACAACTCAATCTCGCAATTCAGTCTCCGTACGGAAACTCTGCAGGCCAATGGACCAACACGGATCCGAACAAATTCCGCGCAAATCGGCTTGATCCAGCGGAAGCAATTGTGTTTTGGTTGGGCGGTTTTTCCATTCCTCCAAATGTGGACTCAACCAAGCTTCGTGGATTTAGCGCGAACGCCTCGAATCCCATTGAAGGCCCCGCGCAATCGAAGCGTATCGACGGCCTGTATGACTTCAATGAAGAACGCCTGGTCGATCGCGACGGCGATGGTTGGTACGAATACGTGCCGCCGGGCAATGTTGGCGCGGGCAACGGACCTCCGTACGTGTATTTCAGCTCCCGGAGCTACACAAAGAAGTGGGACGACTCCTCGCTTGACTTGGTCAAGTATCCGAAGGGGTCCACTTCAGATTGGGGCTTTTGCAAACCTTACGGATCAAGCGAGTCCGTCAATTCGTGGGTGAACCCCAAGAAGTTTCAAATCATTTGCGCTGGCTTGGACGGTTTCTTTGGTGCGCCGAGCAATCAGTTGCCGCGCCTGTTTCCGAGCGGAGAGATGAACCCGAATTTCAGCAATGACACAAGCAACTACGACATTACCGACCTCGATAACCTGACGAACTTCGCCGAAGCGGACTTGGAAGGAAAGAAGCCGTAA
- a CDS encoding type II secretion system protein, translated as MHGNERQTRRGFTLVELLVTVTVIGIIVAMAMGALMSAQETAREQRTRAVISKLHTQLMSRWESYQTRRLPMKQINLSGQTPGEYAFDRLRAQRELMRLELPDRWSDVTSTLDPQAPPGSAAEVSRFKLTELPALSESYLRRFNANTLGGQLRRPTNEFEDAECLYMIVSMGSDDAMAGQRINPSDIADTDQDGMPEFVDGWRRPIRFLRWAPGFLPGPPYNWQSDPQDLPPGLSGTGDDALTDLHTGNWVEDHDPFDPLKLDSPGSSVLPAAMANDVWRGYRMMPLIYSAGSDGKQDITRATTPDVFDYSTTAPLPNDPYAKADGSSGKPLDRMMGSPFDEDGDGLDHLDNITNHALEVR; from the coding sequence ATGCACGGCAACGAGCGACAAACACGGCGTGGGTTTACGCTGGTCGAGCTGCTGGTCACGGTCACCGTGATCGGCATCATCGTCGCTATGGCCATGGGCGCCCTCATGTCCGCCCAAGAAACCGCCCGAGAACAACGCACCCGAGCCGTGATCTCGAAGCTGCACACGCAGTTGATGTCGCGGTGGGAATCTTATCAGACGCGCCGGTTGCCGATGAAGCAAATTAATCTCTCCGGCCAGACGCCTGGCGAGTATGCGTTCGACAGACTAAGGGCGCAGCGCGAACTGATGCGATTGGAATTGCCCGATCGTTGGAGCGATGTCACGAGTACGCTAGACCCACAAGCGCCACCTGGTTCTGCTGCGGAAGTAAGTCGTTTCAAACTCACGGAGCTTCCTGCGCTTTCAGAATCGTATCTTCGTAGATTCAACGCGAACACGCTTGGAGGGCAACTGAGGCGACCGACGAACGAGTTCGAAGACGCAGAGTGCCTATACATGATCGTCTCGATGGGCAGTGACGACGCGATGGCCGGGCAGCGGATCAATCCGTCGGACATCGCCGACACCGATCAAGACGGCATGCCGGAATTCGTGGACGGCTGGCGACGGCCGATTCGGTTTTTGCGTTGGGCGCCGGGATTCCTGCCTGGTCCACCGTACAACTGGCAATCGGATCCCCAGGACCTGCCGCCCGGTCTGAGCGGCACGGGCGACGACGCGCTCACGGATTTACACACCGGCAATTGGGTCGAGGATCATGATCCATTCGATCCCTTGAAGTTGGACAGTCCGGGCTCATCTGTATTGCCGGCGGCCATGGCGAATGATGTGTGGCGAGGTTATCGAATGATGCCACTGATCTATTCCGCTGGGTCGGATGGAAAACAGGATATCACGCGAGCAACAACTCCCGACGTGTTCGATTACTCGACAACGGCGCCCTTGCCCAATGATCCGTACGCCAAGGCCGACGGCAGCAGTGGGAAGCCGCTCGATCGGATGATGGGAAGTCCGTTCGACGAAGACGGCGATGGGCTCGACCACTTGGACAACATCACCAACCACGCCTTGGAGGTGCGCTAG
- a CDS encoding tubulin-like doman-containing protein: protein MPSLRSSEPIAGYTVKERVGAGGYGEVWTAEVPGGLVKAIKFVYGYLDDDRASRELKALNRIKQVRHPFLLSIERIEVVDGQLMIVTELAEMSLKDRFEQCRAERLPGIPREELLIYLGDAADALDFMRVSHSLQHLDVKPENLLLLGGRVKVADFGLVKDIGVTEASLMGGMTPVYAPPEVFDDRPGEYSDQYSLAIVYQEMLTGVLPFPGKTAAQLATQHLQSPPRLASLPPHDRAVIERALSKVSNHRFPSCRELIDLLIVAPKARAAAVAATPLAESAPADEPGMDSSTCSRTQLPAAKSTPQVTASRTQIVGDTSLPQIEDREWDEIDLTPVEVENLPPLDVATAEQGFRPTLVVGIGGGAAHVFARLRRRLYDRFGDLRALPALRTLLIDTDVRAFDEAADAEKGVSLEVADTFAMPLRKPEDYRADSTKLLQWLSRRWLYNIPRSLETEGLRPLGRLAFVDHGAKLRELLRTQLTRIADPAVADEFAERTGWKCRDPRPRIILLSSISGGTGGGCAIDVMYMLRVLIHELHLSEDGLCSVFMHATGMRSRNKELAAANARAFLTELSHCGRGHYPGELALKIPAFQGQAALLPPTYLVNLGERINEQDYENATDAVAEYLYQDVATLSGALLDQSRMESASSTSLRSHRNRLRSFGVTQIGAAQGPLPSVLAEKLCSSLVRYWRGETTPTREARANSLLEFRLPDAEKPVAAEDTLSSTCAEHAKQHEVEYDQLCAAVIQSIDRTLGGDRAAYWRNTVERLNASETGAASEPLMRIRRAYQAINAVLGNRKSAEAVDENAVTLTRAVEAQMSQFATHRGQALQQWLTGLAESPGVGARGAEQAIDWFHRHLSACEQRVVEQVQMLRAQMEPWDLLIQQTLTSPAAQGKTKAGTLLDQPMVRLGEYFEIRLREVGLSGLHLLVRQLLARVTSAQDQLKSLRKDLNELSAAFDATPAAVDAGALSGPMAAVRVAANDYIRHRLTKLTEQFDADIRERYLNAVGGVRASLEKRDLRPRLPGILLAEARRSVLRALSEFDVAKVLVEAYPEEAELAEQLQQWSALATPGVLAVGGAKRLFLAAPAGEAANRFASAMQQAVGEIATVVPNPSGDLVLFYEAERLPLERVATLLSRGYGDCGEVAERLYTRIDVEWPSLDAKRVPAAV from the coding sequence ATGCCTTCCCTACGTTCATCTGAACCGATCGCCGGATACACCGTCAAAGAGCGCGTGGGCGCGGGCGGCTATGGCGAGGTCTGGACCGCCGAAGTGCCTGGCGGCCTGGTGAAGGCGATCAAGTTCGTCTACGGATATCTCGACGACGACCGCGCGTCGCGGGAACTCAAGGCGCTGAACCGCATCAAGCAGGTGCGCCATCCGTTCTTGCTGTCGATCGAGCGCATCGAAGTCGTCGACGGTCAGTTGATGATCGTCACCGAATTGGCCGAAATGAGCCTGAAGGATCGCTTCGAGCAGTGCCGCGCCGAGCGCCTGCCGGGCATTCCGCGCGAAGAGTTGCTCATCTATCTGGGTGACGCCGCGGACGCGCTCGACTTCATGCGCGTCAGCCATTCGCTGCAGCACCTCGACGTGAAGCCGGAAAACTTGCTGCTACTGGGCGGACGCGTCAAAGTCGCCGACTTCGGCCTCGTGAAGGACATCGGCGTCACCGAAGCTTCGTTGATGGGCGGCATGACGCCGGTCTATGCTCCGCCCGAAGTGTTCGACGACCGCCCGGGCGAGTACAGCGATCAATACAGCCTGGCGATTGTCTATCAGGAAATGCTGACCGGCGTGCTGCCATTTCCTGGTAAGACGGCTGCGCAGTTGGCCACGCAGCACTTGCAGAGCCCGCCGAGGTTGGCGTCGCTACCGCCGCACGACCGCGCGGTGATCGAGCGCGCGCTCTCGAAAGTCTCCAACCATCGTTTTCCCAGTTGCCGCGAGCTGATCGATTTGCTGATCGTGGCCCCCAAGGCCCGCGCCGCGGCCGTCGCTGCGACGCCGCTCGCTGAATCCGCGCCGGCCGACGAGCCAGGTATGGATTCGTCGACTTGCTCCCGCACGCAGTTGCCTGCGGCCAAATCGACGCCGCAAGTCACCGCGTCGCGTACGCAAATCGTGGGCGATACGTCGCTGCCGCAGATCGAGGACCGGGAATGGGACGAAATCGACCTCACGCCGGTAGAAGTAGAGAACCTTCCGCCGCTGGACGTTGCCACCGCTGAACAGGGCTTTCGTCCGACGTTGGTCGTCGGCATCGGCGGCGGCGCTGCGCATGTGTTCGCCCGATTGCGGCGCCGGCTCTACGACCGCTTTGGCGACCTCCGCGCGCTGCCAGCGCTGCGTACGTTGTTGATCGATACCGATGTACGGGCCTTTGATGAGGCTGCCGACGCGGAGAAGGGCGTATCGCTTGAAGTCGCCGACACCTTCGCCATGCCGTTGCGGAAGCCGGAAGACTATCGCGCCGATTCCACCAAGCTGTTGCAATGGCTGAGCCGACGCTGGCTCTACAATATTCCGCGCTCGCTCGAAACCGAGGGCCTGCGCCCCTTGGGTCGCCTGGCGTTTGTCGATCATGGCGCGAAATTGCGTGAGCTGTTGCGTACGCAACTTACGCGGATTGCCGATCCCGCCGTCGCCGACGAATTCGCCGAACGCACCGGATGGAAGTGCCGCGATCCTCGGCCGCGGATCATCCTATTATCGTCGATCTCCGGCGGCACCGGCGGCGGTTGTGCGATCGACGTCATGTACATGCTGCGGGTGTTGATTCACGAGTTGCATCTGAGCGAAGACGGCCTTTGCTCCGTGTTCATGCATGCCACCGGTATGCGATCGCGCAACAAGGAATTGGCGGCCGCGAACGCCCGCGCGTTCCTGACGGAACTTTCGCATTGCGGCCGCGGCCACTACCCGGGCGAGTTGGCGTTGAAGATTCCGGCGTTCCAAGGGCAAGCGGCGTTGCTGCCGCCAACGTATTTGGTGAATCTAGGCGAACGGATCAACGAACAGGACTACGAGAACGCGACCGACGCCGTGGCGGAGTACCTGTACCAGGATGTCGCCACGCTGTCCGGCGCTTTGCTGGATCAATCCCGCATGGAGTCGGCTTCGAGCACGAGCTTGCGATCGCATCGCAATCGACTTCGGTCGTTTGGCGTGACGCAGATTGGCGCTGCGCAGGGGCCGTTGCCGAGCGTGCTCGCCGAAAAGCTGTGTTCGAGCCTGGTGCGCTATTGGCGCGGCGAGACCACGCCCACGCGCGAGGCGCGTGCGAATTCGTTGCTGGAATTTCGGCTGCCGGACGCGGAAAAGCCCGTCGCTGCCGAAGACACGCTCAGTAGCACATGCGCCGAGCATGCGAAACAGCACGAAGTGGAGTACGATCAGCTTTGCGCAGCGGTGATTCAATCGATCGATCGTACCTTGGGTGGCGACCGCGCGGCCTACTGGCGCAACACCGTCGAGCGGCTAAACGCCTCGGAAACCGGCGCCGCGTCGGAACCGCTGATGCGCATCCGGCGCGCTTATCAGGCGATCAATGCCGTGCTAGGCAACCGCAAATCGGCGGAGGCCGTCGACGAGAACGCCGTCACGCTGACTCGCGCCGTCGAAGCGCAGATGTCGCAGTTCGCCACGCATCGCGGCCAGGCGCTGCAGCAGTGGCTCACCGGATTGGCTGAATCGCCTGGCGTGGGCGCTCGTGGCGCCGAGCAGGCGATCGACTGGTTCCATCGCCATCTGAGCGCCTGCGAACAGCGCGTCGTCGAACAAGTGCAGATGCTGCGTGCCCAGATGGAGCCGTGGGACCTGCTCATTCAGCAAACGCTCACGTCGCCGGCCGCGCAAGGTAAAACCAAAGCCGGCACGTTGCTCGACCAACCGATGGTCCGATTGGGCGAATACTTCGAAATTCGCTTGCGCGAAGTGGGCCTCTCCGGCCTCCATCTGCTGGTGCGTCAGTTGCTCGCCCGAGTGACCTCGGCGCAAGATCAGCTCAAATCGTTGCGCAAAGATCTCAACGAGTTGTCGGCCGCCTTCGACGCCACGCCAGCCGCGGTAGACGCGGGCGCGTTGTCCGGCCCAATGGCGGCCGTGCGCGTCGCCGCCAACGACTACATTCGTCATCGCTTGACGAAGCTCACCGAACAATTCGACGCCGATATCCGCGAGCGCTACCTGAACGCGGTGGGTGGAGTCCGGGCGTCGCTCGAAAAACGCGATTTGCGCCCACGCTTGCCCGGTATCTTGTTGGCCGAAGCGCGGCGGAGCGTATTGCGAGCGCTGTCGGAATTCGACGTGGCGAAGGTGTTGGTCGAAGCGTATCCCGAAGAAGCGGAGCTCGCCGAGCAACTGCAACAATGGTCCGCGCTCGCGACGCCTGGCGTGCTCGCCGTCGGCGGAGCGAAGCGACTGTTCCTGGCCGCACCGGCAGGCGAAGCCGCCAACCGTTTCGCATCAGCCATGCAACAAGCCGTGGGCGAAATCGCCACCGTGGTGCCGAATCCATCCGGCGACCTGGTGCTGTTTTACGAGGCCGAACGCTTGCCCTTGGAACGCGTGGCAACGCTCCTCTCGCGCGGTTATGGAGATTGCGGCGAAGTCGCCGAACGACTTTACACGCGCATCGACGTCGAATGGCCATCCCTCGACGCCAAACGCGTGCCAGCCGCGGTCTAG
- a CDS encoding prepilin-type N-terminal cleavage/methylation domain-containing protein translates to MTSMRRRGVTLIELLVVIGIILAITAAVIPVMGPVMGGRRLREGTRGVNTFINSARNRAMVTGRPVGVSFERLEAEPQASMLLHMVQVPPPWSGSDTRTVMRINDFGQIIGIGHYEVGAFGAQWLPDNYWLTLVRPGDLVELNNRKERFRLWSGEPYLDVPPTPPPSNPPDPPLPPNGQWDNGEPFADSNDNGGYDPASANQTTQINSEDPTKTVYFQLPSPIPTEPLPNLASSYEVSNNINWTLGYDSARMSHLRPALRRGDYQFKIIRQPVKSASISYQLPVGTVVDLGVSGVDQGSYFAPLDNNDLSPVILLFAPNGSIDRVWCHQGMTAGGPLNATIWSSSRPTSSVQFLVGRREAVGLTVPPGEGPDVIPNWFDLENLWIGVKSQTGAVATNPNAAVFDGDVQVNSPPPLEVDARLLIPDARAFARQGQSMGGN, encoded by the coding sequence GTGACTTCCATGAGGCGGCGGGGCGTGACGTTGATTGAGTTGTTGGTCGTGATTGGGATCATTCTCGCGATCACGGCCGCGGTGATTCCGGTGATGGGCCCGGTGATGGGCGGGCGGCGGTTGCGCGAAGGTACGCGCGGCGTGAACACGTTTATCAACTCCGCCCGCAATCGCGCGATGGTCACCGGCCGCCCGGTGGGTGTCTCGTTCGAACGCCTGGAAGCGGAGCCACAGGCCTCGATGCTGCTGCACATGGTCCAAGTCCCGCCGCCGTGGTCGGGAAGTGATACTCGCACCGTGATGCGGATCAATGATTTTGGGCAAATCATTGGCATTGGGCATTACGAAGTCGGTGCGTTCGGTGCCCAATGGCTTCCCGACAACTATTGGCTGACACTCGTTCGCCCAGGCGATCTGGTCGAGTTGAACAATCGGAAAGAACGCTTCCGCCTTTGGTCCGGCGAACCCTATCTAGATGTTCCTCCAACTCCACCTCCCTCGAACCCGCCGGATCCGCCGCTGCCGCCCAACGGGCAGTGGGACAATGGCGAGCCATTTGCGGATTCAAATGACAATGGCGGCTACGATCCGGCGTCGGCGAATCAGACGACTCAAATCAATTCGGAGGATCCAACGAAGACGGTCTATTTTCAACTGCCGTCACCCATCCCAACGGAGCCATTGCCGAATCTCGCGAGTTCGTACGAGGTGTCGAACAACATCAATTGGACGCTCGGCTACGACAGTGCGCGGATGTCACACCTTCGACCGGCATTGAGAAGGGGCGACTACCAATTCAAGATCATTCGCCAACCGGTCAAATCGGCCTCGATCTCCTACCAGTTGCCGGTCGGCACGGTCGTCGATCTCGGCGTCTCCGGGGTCGATCAAGGTTCGTACTTCGCGCCGCTCGACAACAACGATCTTTCGCCCGTGATTCTCTTGTTCGCGCCGAACGGTTCGATCGATCGCGTTTGGTGTCATCAAGGCATGACTGCGGGCGGGCCGCTCAATGCAACCATCTGGAGCAGTTCGCGTCCGACGTCGTCGGTGCAATTCCTCGTTGGTCGCCGCGAAGCCGTCGGCCTCACGGTGCCGCCGGGCGAAGGGCCGGATGTGATTCCGAACTGGTTCGATCTCGAAAACCTGTGGATCGGCGTGAAGAGCCAAACCGGCGCGGTGGCCACGAACCCGAACGCGGCGGTGTTTGACGGCGACGTGCAAGTCAATAGTCCGCCGCCGCTAGAGGTCGACGCGCGGTTGTTGATTCCTGACGCTCGCGCGTTCGCCCGGCAGGGGCAGTCGATGGGAGGCAATTAG